The following are encoded together in the Mesoterricola sediminis genome:
- a CDS encoding KH domain-containing protein, translating to MNFEAFVTDVLTPVLDHPEALRVEVKGEGRKMDVLIFAEPKDRGRIIGKGGRMISSLRTLAKAAGEKAGLNVSLELYDGDEPRER from the coding sequence ATGAACTTCGAAGCCTTTGTCACCGACGTCCTCACCCCCGTCCTCGATCACCCGGAAGCCCTCCGGGTCGAGGTGAAGGGCGAAGGACGCAAGATGGACGTGCTCATCTTTGCCGAGCCCAAGGACCGCGGGCGCATCATCGGCAAGGGCGGGCGCATGATCAGCAGCCTCCGGACCCTGGCGAAGGCCGCCGGCGAGAAGGCCGGGCTCAACGTGAGCCTGGAACTCTACGACGGCGACGAGCCCCGGGAGCGCTGA
- a CDS encoding ribosome maturation factor RimM: MFLLAHLAKVQGLKGEFLLHEVMDAPEKLETMGELVLAPPSLDLAEAGTPPAEARRIRVRTFRFHQDRACVSFEGIPDRTAAEPFKGWALWAPDEAVEREEGESFRHEWAGCQVYVAGALVGEVLRLDPTPMGYDMVVLRDLRPGRTGQRDVPYIKAWFQIDWAARRIDLDPPPGLLDLDRD; this comes from the coding sequence ATGTTCCTCCTGGCCCACCTCGCGAAGGTGCAGGGACTCAAGGGCGAGTTCCTCCTGCACGAGGTGATGGACGCGCCGGAGAAACTGGAGACGATGGGGGAGCTGGTGCTGGCGCCCCCGTCGCTCGACCTGGCCGAGGCCGGGACGCCCCCCGCGGAGGCGCGGCGGATCCGGGTGCGGACCTTCCGGTTCCACCAGGACCGGGCCTGCGTGAGCTTCGAGGGCATCCCCGACCGCACCGCGGCCGAGCCCTTCAAGGGCTGGGCCCTGTGGGCCCCCGACGAGGCCGTGGAACGGGAGGAGGGCGAGTCCTTCCGCCACGAGTGGGCCGGTTGCCAGGTGTACGTGGCCGGGGCGCTGGTGGGCGAGGTGCTCCGCCTGGACCCCACGCCCATGGGGTACGACATGGTCGTCCTGCGGGACCTGCGCCCGGGCCGGACCGGCCAGCGGGACGTCCCCTACATCAAGGCCTGGTTCCAGATCGACTGGGCGGCGCGCCGCATCGACCTGGACCCCCCCCCGGGCCTGCTGGACCTGGACCGGGACTGA
- the rpsP gene encoding 30S ribosomal protein S16, whose translation MLSIRLARNGAKKRPFYHIVVSENDRIPTGRAIEILGFVNPIATNGETVRIDGEKAKAWIAKGAQPSKTVLELFKKNAIL comes from the coding sequence ATGCTCTCCATCCGTCTCGCCCGCAATGGCGCCAAGAAGCGGCCCTTCTACCACATCGTCGTCTCCGAGAACGACCGCATCCCCACCGGCCGCGCCATCGAGATCCTGGGCTTCGTGAACCCCATCGCCACCAACGGCGAGACCGTCCGCATCGACGGCGAGAAGGCCAAGGCCTGGATCGCGAAGGGCGCCCAGCCCTCCAAGACCGTCCTCGAGCTGTTCAAGAAGAACGCCATCCTGTAG
- a CDS encoding sigma-54-dependent transcriptional regulator, with protein sequence MANPLRVLVVDDDPGMREGMALSLKRAGFVTEQARSGEDALRLTRPGAFDAVVTDLRMTGMDGLQLTARLKALDSGLPVLLVTAFGSLDTAREAMRLGAFDYLSKPFGPDELVQAVKKAIRSDDRLRAEAPGEAPVILTQDPALAETLALARRAADSKATILIQAESGTGKELLAKLIHASSPRRKAAFVAINCAAIPENLLESELFGYEKGAFTGATSAKPGRFEQAEGGTLVLDEIGELPLALQGKLLRAIQERTVDRLGGSRPIAVDVRLIALTNRDLATEVKEGRFREDLYYRLNVIPLRLPPLRERPADLELLALHFAERYSRENDRPTPALAPSFREALGRHGWPGNIRELENAIQRCVVLNPGDALTGADLAWLLGPEGLEGLPDDAELPPPPVMAAPAAPLPAPPPPPVPAGRDLRVADPHEPLKGVPLGTLVALPLGIPLPELERFWLLSTLWALEGNRTHCSQKLEIALRTVRNKINEYREAGFEIPASGHGRDTD encoded by the coding sequence ATGGCGAACCCTTTGCGAGTGCTTGTTGTGGACGACGACCCCGGCATGAGGGAGGGCATGGCCCTCAGCCTCAAGCGCGCCGGCTTCGTCACGGAGCAGGCCCGTTCGGGCGAGGACGCGCTGCGGCTGACCCGGCCCGGGGCCTTCGACGCGGTCGTCACCGACCTGCGCATGACCGGCATGGACGGCCTCCAGCTCACGGCCCGCCTGAAGGCCCTGGATTCGGGCCTCCCCGTGCTCCTGGTGACGGCCTTCGGCAGCCTGGACACGGCCCGCGAGGCCATGCGGCTGGGCGCCTTCGACTACCTCTCCAAGCCCTTCGGGCCGGACGAGCTGGTGCAGGCCGTGAAAAAGGCCATCCGCAGCGACGACCGCCTGCGGGCCGAGGCCCCCGGCGAAGCGCCCGTCATCCTCACCCAGGACCCGGCCCTGGCCGAGACCCTGGCCCTCGCCCGGCGCGCCGCGGACAGCAAGGCCACCATCCTCATCCAGGCGGAGAGCGGCACCGGCAAGGAGCTCCTGGCCAAGCTCATCCACGCCTCCAGCCCCCGGCGCAAGGCCGCCTTCGTGGCCATCAACTGCGCGGCCATCCCCGAGAACCTGCTGGAATCCGAACTCTTCGGCTATGAGAAGGGGGCCTTCACCGGCGCCACGTCCGCCAAGCCGGGCCGCTTCGAGCAGGCGGAAGGCGGGACCCTCGTCCTCGACGAGATCGGCGAGCTGCCCCTGGCCCTTCAGGGCAAGCTGCTGCGGGCCATCCAGGAGCGCACCGTGGACCGCCTCGGCGGGAGCCGGCCCATCGCCGTGGACGTGCGGCTCATCGCCCTCACCAACCGGGACCTGGCCACCGAAGTGAAGGAAGGCCGGTTCCGGGAGGACCTCTACTACCGCCTCAACGTCATCCCCCTGCGCCTGCCCCCCCTGCGGGAGCGCCCCGCCGACCTGGAGCTCCTGGCCCTCCACTTCGCCGAGCGGTACTCCCGGGAGAACGACCGCCCCACACCCGCCCTGGCCCCCAGCTTCCGGGAGGCCCTGGGCCGCCACGGCTGGCCCGGCAACATCCGGGAGCTGGAGAACGCCATCCAGCGCTGCGTCGTCCTGAACCCGGGCGACGCGCTCACCGGCGCCGACCTGGCCTGGCTCCTGGGCCCCGAGGGCCTGGAGGGCCTGCCCGACGATGCCGAGCTCCCCCCGCCGCCCGTGATGGCCGCCCCCGCGGCGCCCCTCCCCGCCCCGCCGCCGCCCCCCGTCCCGGCCGGCCGGGACCTGCGCGTCGCCGATCCCCACGAGCCCCTCAAGGGCGTGCCCCTGGGCACCCTCGTGGCCCTGCCCCTGGGCATCCCCCTGCCCGAGTTGGAGCGGTTCTGGCTGCTCTCCACCCTCTGGGCCCTGGAGGGGAACCGCACCCACTGCTCCCAGAAGCTCGAGATCGCGCTGCGCACCGTCCGCAACAAGATCAACGAGTACCGGGAGGCCGGCTTCGAGATCCCCGCCAGCGGCCACGGCCGGGACACCGACTAG
- a CDS encoding DUF2914 domain-containing protein, translating to MSLRSVLPVLLCAALAQAVPAARAAEGAATEAEVKACTGVEKFAPTGEATAFKVAPGTRIYAWARVQGEAGRVAEGTQVFVAFSRDGKELFRQALALPHVPYRTQAYRTFRKGDEGAWTVEVLDAEGKALGKAAFDVAFE from the coding sequence ATGTCCCTGCGTTCCGTCCTGCCCGTCCTGCTCTGCGCCGCCCTGGCGCAGGCGGTCCCCGCGGCCCGCGCCGCCGAAGGCGCCGCCACCGAGGCCGAGGTCAAGGCCTGCACCGGCGTCGAGAAGTTCGCCCCCACCGGCGAGGCGACGGCGTTCAAGGTCGCCCCCGGCACCCGCATCTACGCCTGGGCCCGGGTCCAGGGCGAGGCGGGCCGCGTCGCCGAGGGCACCCAGGTCTTCGTGGCCTTCAGCCGGGACGGCAAGGAGCTGTTCCGACAGGCCCTCGCCCTGCCCCACGTGCCCTATCGCACCCAGGCCTACCGCACCTTCCGGAAGGGCGACGAGGGCGCCTGGACGGTCGAGGTGCTGGACGCCGAGGGCAAGGCCCTGGGCAAGGCCGCGTTCGACGTCGCCTTCGAGTGA
- a CDS encoding helix-turn-helix domain-containing protein, whose amino-acid sequence MSLDRVQGLPGHEAWGGRLEALAGHPGPLWIFGETGTGVSTLGAWLAGTSGRAFLDDADRLSEDDLLAWLDANPRGVLGAHLDPEAPARARAASRCLAFRLPTLEEAPDSVQRCFWTLAREEAVAPPLPPALAALPCPGNLRGLRNRLVRWRLLGQLPEDPAPRLPLDQDDLAANLHALERLLLHRALRRAYGNRLEAAKRMGVSRRHLYLLIARHGDPVRGEAPTHEGPKRLRRSQHSRNPLHP is encoded by the coding sequence GTGAGCCTGGACCGCGTCCAGGGCCTCCCGGGCCACGAGGCCTGGGGGGGCCGCCTGGAGGCCCTGGCCGGCCATCCCGGCCCCCTCTGGATCTTCGGGGAGACCGGCACCGGCGTGAGCACCCTGGGCGCGTGGCTGGCGGGGACCTCGGGCCGCGCCTTCCTGGACGACGCCGACCGCCTCTCGGAGGACGATCTCCTGGCCTGGCTGGACGCGAACCCCCGCGGCGTCCTGGGCGCCCACCTGGACCCCGAGGCCCCGGCCCGGGCCCGGGCCGCCTCCCGCTGCCTCGCCTTCCGCCTCCCCACCCTGGAGGAGGCGCCGGACAGCGTGCAGCGCTGTTTCTGGACCCTCGCCCGGGAGGAGGCCGTGGCGCCGCCCCTGCCGCCGGCCCTGGCGGCCCTGCCCTGTCCCGGGAACCTGCGGGGCCTCCGGAACCGCCTCGTGCGCTGGCGGCTCCTGGGCCAGCTCCCCGAGGACCCGGCGCCCCGGCTGCCCCTGGACCAGGACGACCTGGCCGCCAATCTGCACGCCCTCGAGCGGCTCCTGCTCCACCGCGCCCTGCGCCGCGCCTATGGCAACCGCCTGGAGGCCGCCAAGCGCATGGGCGTCAGCCGCCGTCACCTCTACCTCCTCATCGCCCGCCACGGCGATCCCGTCCGGGGGGAGGCGCCCACCCACGAGGGGCCCAAGCGGCTCCGGCGCTCCCAGCATTCCCGGAATCCGCTCCATCCCTGA
- a CDS encoding APC family permease, which yields MKTPTHFRREAEAAGRAGLTRSLGLFSLIMLGLGLVVGAGIFSIPGIAAARYAGPGIVYSFLAAGALCTVAGLCYAEMVGLVPGAGSAYAYTYASLGEFPAWVVGWSLCLEYGLGAVLVSVAWSGYLTSLLQDTLGLRLPDALRLLSCGPLDTVVLSSGAAARGLWNLPATLLPLLLTAVLVRGARGGARLNNAIVVLKLVVIAVFVALGIGLVTRDNLVADPAARGLLALVPAREVAQEGARYGWGAGGVLTAVGVVFLSYIGFDAVSTASLEARKPKRDVPAGILATIAVSTLLYALVALVLTGIVPFRDLGREPLAHGIDTIIRQRGWSAGTGLALAAFVKGGALAGLTSGVLVTLMGQARILFALGQDGLLPWFGRLDPATGGPRTATLAVGPLAAVAAGLLPLPLLSELVSLGTLLAFALVCAAVPILRRTRPTADRPFRAPCPALLGPLGAATALFLMAQMPGPTWLRFGAWLYAGCAIYFLYGRRHSRLQAAEGAAFGSPWLDALALAVHLTAVGACAWGLQAGWHGLMLAFEAGLALWTAYALVTNDAPAPDGA from the coding sequence ATGAAAACCCCAACCCACTTCAGGCGGGAGGCGGAGGCCGCGGGGCGGGCGGGGCTGACCCGCAGCCTGGGCCTCTTCAGCCTGATCATGCTGGGCCTTGGGCTGGTGGTGGGCGCGGGCATCTTCTCCATCCCCGGCATCGCCGCGGCCCGCTATGCCGGCCCCGGCATCGTCTACAGCTTCCTGGCGGCGGGGGCCCTCTGTACGGTGGCGGGCCTCTGCTACGCGGAGATGGTGGGCCTCGTGCCCGGCGCCGGCTCCGCCTACGCCTACACCTACGCCTCCCTGGGGGAGTTCCCGGCCTGGGTCGTGGGCTGGAGCCTCTGCCTGGAATACGGCCTGGGCGCCGTGCTCGTGTCCGTGGCCTGGTCCGGCTACCTCACCTCCCTGCTCCAGGACACCCTGGGCCTGCGCCTGCCGGACGCCCTGCGCCTCCTCTCCTGCGGGCCCCTGGACACGGTCGTCCTCTCCAGCGGCGCCGCGGCGCGGGGCCTCTGGAACCTGCCGGCGACCCTCCTGCCCCTCCTGCTCACCGCCGTGCTGGTCCGCGGCGCCCGGGGCGGGGCCCGGCTCAACAACGCCATCGTGGTCCTCAAGCTCGTGGTCATCGCCGTCTTCGTGGCCCTGGGCATCGGCCTCGTCACCCGGGACAACCTGGTCGCCGACCCCGCGGCCCGGGGCCTCCTGGCCCTGGTCCCCGCCCGGGAGGTGGCCCAGGAGGGCGCGCGCTACGGCTGGGGCGCCGGGGGCGTGCTCACCGCCGTGGGGGTGGTCTTCCTCTCCTACATCGGCTTCGACGCCGTGAGCACGGCCAGCCTCGAGGCCCGCAAACCCAAGCGGGACGTGCCCGCGGGCATCCTCGCCACCATCGCCGTGAGCACCCTGCTCTACGCGCTGGTGGCCCTCGTCCTCACCGGCATCGTGCCCTTCCGGGACCTGGGCCGGGAGCCCCTGGCCCACGGCATCGACACCATCATCCGGCAGCGGGGCTGGAGCGCCGGGACCGGCCTCGCCCTCGCCGCCTTCGTGAAGGGCGGCGCCCTGGCGGGCCTCACCAGCGGCGTCCTCGTGACCCTGATGGGCCAGGCGCGGATCCTCTTCGCCCTGGGCCAGGACGGCCTCCTGCCCTGGTTCGGCCGTCTGGATCCCGCCACGGGCGGCCCCCGCACGGCCACCCTCGCGGTCGGCCCCCTCGCCGCCGTGGCGGCCGGGCTCCTGCCCCTCCCCCTCCTCTCCGAGCTGGTCTCCCTCGGCACCCTCCTGGCCTTCGCCCTCGTGTGCGCCGCCGTGCCCATCCTGCGGCGAACCCGGCCAACGGCCGATCGCCCCTTCCGGGCCCCCTGCCCGGCCCTCCTGGGGCCCCTGGGGGCGGCCACCGCCCTGTTCCTCATGGCCCAGATGCCCGGCCCCACCTGGCTGCGGTTCGGAGCCTGGCTCTACGCGGGCTGCGCCATCTACTTCCTCTACGGGCGCCGGCACAGCCGCCTCCAGGCCGCCGAGGGCGCCGCCTTCGGCAGTCCCTGGCTGGACGCCCTGGCCCTGGCCGTCCATCTCACCGCCGTGGGGGCCTGCGCCTGGGGCCTCCAGGCGGGCTGGCATGGCCTCATGCTCGCCTTCGAGGCGGGCCTCGCCCTCTGGACCGCTTACGCCCTCGTCACCAACGACGCGCCGGCGCCGGACGGGGCGTGA